The sequence below is a genomic window from Dyadobacter chenwenxiniae.
AAAATAGCAGGTGTATTCCGTGCCGGCCAGCAGGATCTTATCAATGTGCTTGTAGAAGGGATTACTAACGGCGAATTCTCTGCAAATCTCGATCCTCCGGTATTCGCTTTTAAACTGATGGCATCAATTGAAGGTGGTATAGTCATGTGCAGAACGATGGATACCGCAAAGCCGATGCAGTCATTGATCAAAAGCCTTAAAGCCGAACTGGAACAATACATTCTTTAATTATTTTTTTGACTAAAATAGACCTGGAAGTATATTAAATTTGAAACAAAAATGAAATTGGACGAACATCAGATTAAAAGAACTGCGAATTAACAAATAGCCAAAGCATGAAAGCGTTTCTAATTAAAAAATACGATAAAAAAGCAAAGCTTCTTTTGGAAGAAGTAGCAACTCCTGACATTGAAGACGATGAAGTTTTGGTGGAAGTACATGCCAGCGGTTTAAATCTTCTGGACTCCAAGATCAGGTCCGGGGAGTTTAAATTGTTATTGCCCTACAAATTCCCGTTGATTCTTGGGCATGATGCAGCAGGGGTTATCACCCGCGTTGGGAAAAATGTCAGAAACTTCAAAGTGGGCGACCAGGTCTACGCACGTCCGGCCGATTTTCATATCGGGACATTCGCCGAATACATTGCCATCAACGAAAATGATGTTGCGATAAAACCAAAGAACATTTCGATGGAAGAAGCCGCCTCTGCCCCGCTCGTATCGTTGACCGCCTGGCAGGCATTGGTTGAAATTGGTAACGTGCAAAAGGGCCAGAAAGTCTTTATCCAGGCTGGTTCCGGTGGGGTAGGCACCATTGCAATTCAGCTGGCAAAATACCTGGGAGCAACCGTCGCTACAACGGCCAGCGAGAAAAGTTTTGATACCCTGAAAAGTCTCGGAGCGGATATCGTTATCG
It includes:
- a CDS encoding NADP-dependent oxidoreductase — its product is MKAFLIKKYDKKAKLLLEEVATPDIEDDEVLVEVHASGLNLLDSKIRSGEFKLLLPYKFPLILGHDAAGVITRVGKNVRNFKVGDQVYARPADFHIGTFAEYIAINENDVAIKPKNISMEEAASAPLVSLTAWQALVEIGNVQKGQKVFIQAGSGGVGTIAIQLAKYLGATVATTASEKSFDTLKSLGADIVIDYKKQDFESILKDYDLVLNSQDTATLKKSLNVLKPGGKLISISGPPTPDFARAIGVPWYIKMILSLISSGIRKKAEKLGVQYSFLFMRADGKQLHQITKLIESGDIKPVVDKVFPFTQTNDAMDYIESGRAKGKVVINIRALA